The following proteins are co-located in the Paraburkholderia phytofirmans PsJN genome:
- the sucD gene encoding succinate--CoA ligase subunit alpha has protein sequence MSILINKDTKVITQGITGKTGQFHTRACREYANGREAYVAGVNPKRAGEDFEGIPIYASVAEAKAETGATVSVIYVPPAGAAAAIWEAVEADLDLAICITEGIPVRDMIELKARMRAKNSKTLLLGPNCPGTITPDELKIGIMPGHIHRKGRIGVVSRSGTLTYEAVGQLTAIGLGQSSAVGIGGDPINGLKHIDVMKMFNDDPETDAVIMIGEIGGPDEANAAEWIKDNMKKPVVGFIAGVTAPPGKRMGHAGALISGGADTAEAKLEIMDACGIKVTKNPSEMARLLKAML, from the coding sequence ATGTCGATTCTGATTAACAAAGACACCAAGGTCATCACGCAGGGCATCACCGGCAAGACCGGTCAGTTCCACACGCGTGCTTGCCGTGAATATGCAAACGGCCGCGAAGCGTACGTTGCGGGTGTGAACCCGAAGCGTGCCGGCGAAGACTTCGAAGGCATTCCTATCTACGCTAGCGTCGCTGAAGCCAAGGCTGAAACGGGCGCGACCGTGTCGGTGATTTACGTGCCGCCGGCAGGCGCTGCGGCTGCGATCTGGGAAGCCGTCGAGGCCGATCTGGATCTGGCGATCTGTATCACGGAAGGCATTCCTGTCCGTGACATGATCGAGCTCAAGGCACGCATGCGCGCAAAGAACAGCAAAACGCTGCTGCTCGGACCGAACTGCCCGGGCACGATCACGCCGGACGAACTGAAGATCGGCATCATGCCGGGTCACATCCACCGCAAGGGCCGCATCGGCGTCGTGTCGCGTTCGGGCACGCTGACGTACGAAGCAGTCGGCCAATTGACGGCGATCGGTCTCGGCCAGTCGTCGGCAGTCGGTATCGGCGGCGACCCGATCAACGGTCTGAAGCACATCGACGTGATGAAGATGTTCAACGACGATCCGGAAACGGACGCCGTCATCATGATCGGCGAGATCGGCGGTCCGGACGAAGCCAACGCGGCTGAGTGGATCAAGGACAACATGAAGAAGCCGGTGGTCGGCTTCATCGCCGGCGTCACGGCGCCGCCGGGCAAGCGCATGGGCCACGCCGGCGCGCTGATCTCGGGCGGTGCTGACACCGCTGAAGCGAAGCTGGAAATCATGGACGCGTGCGGCATCAAGGTCACGAAGAACCCGTCGGAAATGGCGCGTCTTCTGAAGGCAATGCTGTAA